The proteins below come from a single Spiroplasma endosymbiont of Atherix ibis genomic window:
- a CDS encoding glycine--tRNA ligase, producing the protein MKIEIDKLISHLKSQGFVFQGSEIYGGLANSWDYGPLGAEVKNKLKKLWWDFFVRRNEYNIGLDSSIILNPKVWEASGHLGNFNDPLIDCKKCKSRFRADKLIEEKFTEMNVGGWTNQEIEEFIREKKVNCPKCEANDFTNIRQFTLMFKTNQGVIEDASSTVYLRPETAQGIFIQYKNSQRALRKKLPFGIGQIGKSFRNEITPGNFIFRTREFEQMELEFFFSPNDSNDWFEYWLEKVKFFLEKIVQINKKNFSIREHDKQELSHYSKRTVDIEFDFPFGRGELWGIAHRSDFDLNQHQKYSGQDLTYLDPETNKKYLANVIEPSVGLERLLLAIFCQSYVEEKIENGERIVMKLPYKLAPYLVAIMPLQKQQNEKANQLYKELLVDFDATFDETGNIGKRYRRQDAIGTPFCITIDFDTLTDNCVTIRNRDTMSQERIEITKIKKYLVEKLI; encoded by the coding sequence ATGAAAATAGAAATAGATAAATTAATTTCCCATTTAAAATCACAAGGATTTGTATTTCAAGGTTCAGAAATCTATGGAGGACTTGCTAATTCATGAGATTATGGTCCATTGGGTGCAGAAGTTAAAAATAAGTTAAAAAAACTATGATGAGATTTTTTTGTAAGAAGAAATGAGTACAATATAGGTTTGGATTCATCAATTATATTAAATCCAAAAGTTTGAGAAGCTTCAGGTCATTTAGGTAATTTTAATGATCCATTAATAGATTGTAAAAAATGTAAATCACGTTTTAGAGCAGACAAATTAATTGAAGAAAAATTTACAGAAATGAATGTTGGGGGATGAACAAATCAAGAAATTGAAGAGTTTATTAGAGAAAAAAAAGTTAATTGTCCAAAATGTGAAGCTAATGATTTTACAAATATTAGACAATTTACATTAATGTTTAAAACTAATCAAGGAGTTATTGAAGATGCTTCTTCAACTGTGTATTTAAGACCTGAAACAGCTCAAGGAATTTTTATACAGTATAAAAATTCACAAAGAGCTTTAAGAAAAAAACTTCCTTTTGGAATAGGACAAATTGGTAAATCATTTAGAAATGAAATTACTCCAGGGAATTTTATTTTTAGAACAAGAGAGTTTGAACAAATGGAATTGGAATTCTTTTTCTCTCCAAATGATTCAAATGATTGATTTGAATATTGATTAGAAAAAGTAAAATTTTTCTTAGAAAAAATAGTTCAAATTAATAAAAAAAATTTTTCAATAAGAGAACATGATAAGCAAGAACTTTCTCATTATTCTAAAAGAACTGTAGATATTGAATTTGATTTTCCATTTGGAAGAGGAGAATTATGAGGTATAGCTCATAGAAGTGATTTTGATTTAAATCAGCATCAAAAGTATTCTGGTCAAGATTTAACTTACTTAGATCCAGAAACAAATAAAAAATATTTAGCCAATGTTATTGAACCAAGTGTTGGACTTGAAAGATTATTATTAGCAATTTTTTGTCAAAGTTATGTTGAGGAAAAAATTGAAAATGGAGAAAGAATTGTAATGAAATTACCTTATAAACTTGCTCCTTATTTAGTTGCAATTATGCCTTTACAAAAACAACAAAATGAAAAAGCTAATCAACTTTATAAAGAACTTTTAGTTGATTTTGATGCAACTTTTGATGAAACAGGTAATATTGGAAAACGTTATAGACGACAAGATGCAATAGGTACTCCATTTTGTATAACAATTGATTTTGACACACTAACAGATAATTGTGTAACTATAAGAAATAGAGATACAATGAGTCAAGAGAGAATTGAAATTACAAAAATTAAAAAATATTTGGTAGAAAAATTAATTTAA
- the recO gene encoding DNA repair protein RecO — translation MGAIKINAVVIESNYYDDFAKIVKVFSKQFGKLSFIAPGLNKSTSKNRYSIQTFSLSDFEIFKARKEEKISKLKTGILKKDYFKIAQNYNNYVYCSIIFKILDQIEQISHKNYKIFKMLIFSLENINNNKNSFINYLFFITYLIQESIQPLRIKSCVRCKKSPFPIVRFEYSEYGFICTNCLLPDEKKQPDSFIKLLANINKKTIYFNVEQKYYYTDLIVLHNIVVNYYENVLGIYMGPIKMLKDTVALNVNEIESNKYK, via the coding sequence ATGGGGGCAATAAAAATAAATGCTGTAGTTATTGAATCAAATTATTATGATGACTTTGCAAAAATTGTTAAAGTATTTAGTAAACAATTTGGAAAACTATCTTTTATTGCTCCAGGTTTAAATAAATCAACATCTAAAAATAGATATTCTATTCAAACTTTTAGTTTAAGTGATTTTGAAATTTTTAAAGCAAGAAAAGAAGAAAAAATAAGTAAATTAAAAACAGGAATTTTAAAAAAAGATTATTTTAAAATAGCTCAAAATTATAATAATTATGTTTATTGCTCAATTATATTTAAAATTTTAGATCAAATAGAACAAATTAGTCATAAAAACTACAAGATTTTTAAGATGCTTATTTTTTCTTTAGAGAATATAAATAATAATAAAAATTCTTTTATAAATTATTTATTTTTTATAACTTATTTAATACAAGAATCTATTCAACCTTTAAGAATTAAAAGCTGTGTAAGATGTAAAAAATCACCATTTCCTATAGTAAGATTTGAATATAGTGAATATGGTTTTATTTGCACTAATTGTTTATTACCAGATGAAAAAAAGCAACCAGATTCATTTATTAAATTATTGGCAAATATTAATAAAAAAACAATTTATTTTAATGTTGAGCAGAAATATTATTATACTGATTTAATAGTGTTGCACAATATTGTTGTTAATTATTATGAAAACGTTTTGGGTATTTATATGGGACCAATAAAAATGCTAAAAGATACTGTAGCTTTAAATGTTAATGAAATAGAATCAAATAAATATAAATAA
- the era gene encoding GTPase Era has product MQKIKSGFISIIGRPNVGKSTLLNTLLEKKVSIVTDKAQTTRNRINGILTQSDAQYIFVDTPGVHKAQHELGRFMNKVALSSTKGVDLILFLAPADEFIGDNDKYILNALKERDVPIFLVITKSDLVKKDRLETKIKEWKLQDFQFKKILTISSTMGNNLNELLIEIKNALPEIGIKFYPDDTFTDQPERFLIREIIREEILLQTEQEIPHSVAILIDKFEEKKDIIKVIASIICERQSQKGIIIGNKGSKIKSIGINSREKLENLFDKKFYLELFVKTKEKWRQSASLIKQLGYDKDSY; this is encoded by the coding sequence TTGCAAAAAATTAAATCAGGATTTATCAGTATTATTGGAAGACCAAATGTGGGTAAATCAACACTTTTAAACACTTTATTAGAAAAAAAAGTATCAATTGTTACAGATAAAGCACAAACAACAAGAAATAGAATAAATGGTATATTAACACAAAGTGATGCTCAATATATTTTTGTTGATACACCTGGAGTTCATAAAGCACAACATGAATTAGGAAGATTTATGAATAAAGTAGCACTATCTTCTACAAAAGGAGTAGATTTAATTTTATTTTTAGCTCCTGCTGATGAATTTATTGGAGATAATGACAAATATATTTTAAATGCTCTAAAAGAACGTGATGTTCCTATATTTTTAGTAATAACAAAAAGTGATTTAGTAAAAAAAGATAGACTAGAAACTAAAATTAAAGAATGAAAACTACAAGATTTTCAATTTAAAAAAATATTAACTATTTCTTCTACAATGGGAAATAATTTAAATGAGCTTTTAATTGAAATTAAAAATGCTTTACCTGAAATAGGTATTAAATTTTATCCTGATGATACTTTTACAGATCAACCTGAACGTTTTTTAATAAGAGAAATTATTCGTGAAGAAATATTGTTACAAACTGAACAAGAGATTCCTCATTCAGTTGCTATTTTAATTGATAAATTTGAAGAAAAAAAAGATATTATTAAAGTAATTGCTTCAATAATATGTGAAAGACAAAGCCAAAAAGGAATTATTATTGGAAATAAGGGGTCTAAAATTAAATCAATAGGAATTAATTCAAGAGAAAAATTAGAAAATTTATTTGATAAAAAATTTTATTTAGAATTATTTGTTAAAACAAAAGAAAAATGAAGACAGTCAGCTTCACTAATTAAACAGTTAGGTTATGATAAAGATAGTTATTAG
- the cdd gene encoding cytidine deaminase yields the protein MSLSKDKVYSDLKELRKNAYAPYSNFRVSCVIYLKNGNEIKGVNVENAAYNPTICAERSALTQMIAQGYNKNDVEIIALYTDSEGFGSPCGTCRQTLFELLLENQEIWVYNKNNFINSFKVIDFLPYAFTSKNIK from the coding sequence ATGAGTTTAAGTAAAGATAAAGTTTATAGTGATTTAAAAGAACTTAGAAAAAATGCATATGCACCTTATTCAAATTTTAGAGTTTCTTGTGTAATTTATTTAAAAAATGGTAATGAAATAAAGGGTGTTAATGTAGAAAATGCAGCTTATAATCCTACAATATGTGCTGAAAGATCAGCTTTAACTCAAATGATAGCACAAGGTTATAATAAAAATGATGTAGAAATTATAGCTCTATACACTGATTCAGAAGGGTTTGGTTCTCCATGTGGAACTTGTCGACAAACACTTTTTGAATTACTTTTGGAAAATCAAGAAATTTGAGTTTATAATAAAAATAATTTTATTAATTCATTTAAAGTAATAGATTTTTTACCATATGCTTTTACAAGCAAAAATATAAAATAA
- a CDS encoding diacylglycerol kinase family protein — protein MAKKNDIKKKTKVGTRVKNKFANAARGIFTAFKEESTLIVYLIVVIFAIGLGIWIKLSTIEWSIVILTIGVLTGFEFVNTSIENFVDLLSFEYNIQAKKIKDICAAASIINALLSVVIGFLIYLPKLIETISNLFN, from the coding sequence ATGGCAAAAAAAAATGATATTAAAAAGAAAACAAAAGTTGGTACAAGAGTAAAAAATAAATTTGCAAATGCAGCAAGAGGTATTTTTACTGCATTTAAGGAGGAATCAACTTTAATTGTTTATTTAATAGTTGTTATTTTTGCAATCGGTCTAGGTATTTGAATTAAACTTTCTACTATCGAATGATCAATAGTAATACTTACAATAGGGGTATTAACAGGATTTGAATTTGTAAATACTTCTATTGAAAATTTTGTAGATTTGTTAAGTTTTGAATATAATATTCAAGCGAAAAAAATTAAAGATATTTGTGCAGCAGCAAGTATTATAAATGCTTTATTGTCTGTTGTTATTGGTTTTTTAATTTATTTGCCAAAACTAATAGAAACTATTAGTAATTTATTTAATTAG
- the ybeY gene encoding rRNA maturation RNase YbeY: MNDLLEFNYETKKSLKEYENLFRNLLVSAKKILHINKNLSLSVNYINEIKSKEINKQYREKEYVGDVISFPINDEFGIYEQLDFKEVGDIFITFSEAQNKAKKYNHTIIEEMAWLFVHGLLHILGFDHETNEQEAKEMFKLTDDILESENIKYIMSF, from the coding sequence ATGAATGATTTATTAGAATTTAATTATGAAACAAAAAAATCTTTGAAAGAGTATGAAAATTTATTTAGAAATCTTTTAGTTTCTGCTAAAAAAATATTGCATATAAATAAAAATTTAAGTTTATCTGTAAATTATATTAATGAGATTAAGTCAAAAGAAATAAATAAGCAATATAGAGAAAAAGAATATGTTGGAGATGTAATTTCTTTTCCAATTAATGATGAATTTGGCATTTATGAACAATTAGATTTTAAAGAAGTTGGAGATATTTTTATTACTTTTAGCGAAGCACAAAATAAAGCAAAAAAATATAATCATACAATTATAGAGGAAATGGCTTGATTGTTTGTGCATGGCTTACTTCATATATTAGGTTTTGATCATGAAACTAATGAGCAAGAGGCAAAGGAAATGTTCAAATTAACAGATGATATTTTGGAAAGTGAAAATATTAAATATATTATGTCTTTTTAA
- a CDS encoding PolC-type DNA polymerase III translates to MNKEVKDMFEKLNVFLEESEEVYFEGAHFYKEAEFSASVNKLRVFIKIKDFLTIHLLNKIETILNTNTLVPTKLNLLVNNNNYSKELIWNHIEYIKEQKAEVKTGTIKILSPSTVEYFNEYRMVIFNVSNQTEKILLEEHKEYYKNKLLKYGFKDIDLEIKVKENLKTNVLESIREKYEKASKIIPNQQKEVFESKPIFSASKTKYRSNEEILNKPTYEKIVDLEEDAQNVTIQGEVISKKIRKSKTGRNIYNIAITDGTSSVMCIFFQRNNDPTFFDEITEETKESLIGFENQIIRKGDWVSFNGNFNFSTFDKGYIFYINKYKKIESKKTYRKDEAKIKRVELHTHTKMSVMDGISSAKSYIETAKRFGWNSIAITDHLNLQAFPEAYYALLDVNKGVEEENKLKLIYGSELVMLQDDAWIIKNPKNQNLREAKFVVFDLETTGLSPEYDEIIEFGANVYDYAKGTSKKYDILIKPTQPVSKFTIDLTNITNEMLEDKNSIEIEFKNIMEIIKDGILIAHNANFDFNFLQSFATKLGYGELTNTVIDTLSLSRLLQPRLKNHRLGTVAKAYQILYDEKIAHRADYDAEVLTNMYEHMWSEAKKITSIDIDSDWNKFNKDKFENENFRRSRGFHVNVLAKNQYGLKDLYKLISYSHTDNFLGSPKIFQSKLLEMRQKNNILIGSGCVNGIVFEYARTGTFKMLEDAINLFDYIEIQPLSVYKKLIQTDDLTMEYLKTIILKIIEISKKLNKKIIATSDAHYIDPELKKIRDIYINTKGLGGIYHPLYDFKQRVKDNPDQHLRTTNEMLEEFKWLENSELINEIVIQNPLDLSNLIDKNIIPIKSGSYPPNIENVDKLLTDECYKNAKAIYGEKLPEIVKTRLEKELASIIKHGFTVVYWISHLLVKKSNDDGYLVGSRGSVGSSFVATASLITEVNPLKAHYICSECKYSDFETPEEFKCGYDLPEKMCPKCNAKLIGEGHDIPFETFLGFDGDKVPDIDLNFSGDYQPIAHNFTKEIFGENNVFRAGTISTVAEKTAYGFTMAYFEKQNANFDLIRKAEIERLASLSTGVKRTTGQHPGGIIILPKEYEIEDFTPVNYPADDETSDWKTTHFDFHSIHDNLLKMDILGHVDPTALRMLYDLTRFDPIKVPTNDKKVYSLFSELSALKIDSQSILGETTGAIGLPEFGTHFVRNMLKETKPKTFADLVQISGLSHGTDVYVGNAQSLIKYGIANISSVIGCRDDIMVYLMSKGLDSSNSFNIMESVRKGKGLSKEWISLMKNHNVPEWYINSCLKIKYMFPKAHATAYVLMAYRVAWYKIYYPEEYYAVWFSTRADFFDLETALKGKEAINAAIEDIRHRLNNKLPVTAKEISLITVYEVLLEMFARGIEIRNIDFNISEGNQFVIFKDGDKKILIPPFNVIDSLGEAVAKSIVNARKDRKITSVSDLKQRTQVTQTQIEIFAKLKITDNLKDDEQLSFNF, encoded by the coding sequence ATGAATAAAGAAGTAAAAGATATGTTTGAAAAACTAAATGTTTTTTTAGAAGAGTCAGAAGAAGTTTATTTTGAAGGTGCTCATTTTTACAAAGAAGCTGAATTTAGTGCAAGTGTTAATAAACTAAGGGTTTTTATTAAAATTAAAGATTTTTTAACAATTCATTTATTAAATAAAATTGAAACTATTTTAAATACAAATACTTTAGTTCCAACAAAACTAAATTTATTAGTTAATAATAATAATTATTCAAAAGAATTAATATGAAATCATATAGAATATATCAAAGAACAAAAAGCAGAAGTTAAAACAGGAACAATTAAAATTCTTTCACCATCAACTGTAGAATATTTTAATGAATACAGAATGGTTATATTTAATGTTTCTAATCAAACTGAAAAAATTCTTTTAGAAGAGCATAAAGAATATTATAAAAATAAACTTTTAAAGTATGGTTTTAAAGATATTGATTTAGAAATTAAAGTTAAAGAAAATCTTAAAACAAATGTATTAGAGTCAATTAGAGAAAAATATGAAAAAGCTTCTAAAATAATTCCAAATCAACAAAAAGAAGTGTTTGAATCTAAACCTATTTTTTCTGCATCAAAAACTAAATATAGATCAAATGAAGAAATTTTAAATAAACCAACTTATGAAAAAATAGTTGATTTAGAAGAAGATGCTCAAAATGTAACAATTCAAGGAGAAGTTATTTCTAAAAAAATTCGTAAATCTAAAACTGGGAGAAATATTTACAATATTGCAATAACTGATGGTACATCATCGGTTATGTGTATTTTTTTTCAAAGAAACAATGATCCAACTTTTTTTGATGAAATAACAGAAGAGACAAAAGAAAGTTTAATTGGTTTTGAAAACCAAATTATAAGAAAAGGGGATTGAGTTTCTTTTAATGGAAATTTTAATTTTTCAACTTTTGATAAAGGTTATATTTTTTATATTAATAAATATAAAAAAATTGAATCAAAAAAAACTTATAGAAAAGATGAAGCCAAAATTAAAAGAGTTGAACTACACACTCATACAAAAATGTCTGTAATGGATGGAATAAGTAGTGCAAAGAGTTACATTGAAACTGCAAAAAGATTTGGATGAAACTCTATTGCTATTACAGATCATTTAAACTTGCAAGCTTTTCCTGAAGCATATTATGCACTATTAGATGTAAACAAAGGTGTAGAAGAGGAAAATAAATTAAAGTTAATTTATGGTAGTGAACTTGTTATGTTACAAGATGACGCATGAATTATTAAAAATCCAAAAAATCAAAATTTACGTGAAGCAAAATTTGTTGTTTTCGACTTAGAAACAACTGGTTTATCTCCAGAATATGATGAAATTATTGAATTTGGAGCAAATGTTTATGATTATGCTAAAGGAACTTCAAAAAAATATGATATTTTGATTAAACCAACTCAACCAGTATCAAAATTCACAATTGATTTAACTAATATTACAAATGAAATGTTAGAAGATAAAAATTCAATTGAAATTGAATTCAAAAATATAATGGAAATTATTAAAGATGGTATTCTTATTGCCCATAATGCTAACTTCGACTTTAATTTCTTACAATCTTTTGCAACTAAACTTGGTTATGGAGAATTAACAAATACTGTAATTGATACTTTATCACTTTCTAGACTTTTACAACCAAGATTAAAAAACCATCGATTGGGAACTGTTGCTAAAGCATATCAAATTTTATATGATGAGAAAATTGCTCACCGTGCTGACTATGATGCTGAAGTTCTTACAAATATGTATGAACATATGTGAAGTGAAGCTAAAAAAATTACTTCAATTGATATTGATTCAGATTGAAATAAATTTAATAAAGATAAATTTGAGAATGAGAATTTTAGAAGATCTAGAGGTTTTCATGTAAATGTTTTGGCAAAAAATCAATATGGATTAAAGGATTTGTATAAGTTAATTTCCTATTCTCATACAGATAATTTTTTAGGATCTCCAAAAATATTTCAATCAAAACTTTTAGAAATGAGACAAAAAAACAATATTTTAATTGGTAGTGGATGTGTCAATGGAATTGTTTTTGAATATGCACGAACTGGAACTTTTAAGATGCTAGAAGATGCAATTAATCTTTTTGATTATATTGAAATTCAGCCATTAAGCGTTTATAAAAAGTTAATACAAACAGATGATTTAACTATGGAATATTTAAAAACTATAATTTTAAAAATAATTGAAATTTCTAAAAAATTAAATAAAAAAATTATTGCTACAAGTGATGCTCATTATATAGATCCTGAATTAAAAAAAATTAGAGATATTTATATAAATACAAAGGGATTAGGAGGAATTTATCATCCACTTTATGATTTCAAACAAAGAGTAAAAGATAATCCTGATCAACATTTAAGAACTACAAATGAAATGCTAGAAGAATTTAAATGATTAGAAAATAGTGAATTAATTAATGAAATTGTAATTCAAAATCCATTAGATCTTTCAAATTTAATTGATAAAAACATAATTCCTATTAAATCAGGTTCATATCCACCTAACATTGAAAATGTTGATAAATTATTAACAGATGAATGTTATAAAAATGCTAAAGCAATTTATGGAGAAAAGTTACCTGAAATTGTTAAAACACGTTTAGAAAAAGAATTAGCTTCAATTATAAAACATGGTTTTACAGTTGTTTATTGAATAAGTCATTTATTAGTTAAAAAATCAAATGATGATGGTTATTTAGTTGGAAGTCGTGGTTCTGTAGGAAGTTCATTTGTAGCAACAGCATCTTTAATTACAGAAGTTAATCCACTTAAAGCTCATTATATATGCAGTGAATGTAAATATTCAGATTTTGAAACACCAGAAGAGTTTAAATGTGGATATGATTTGCCAGAAAAAATGTGTCCTAAATGTAATGCAAAATTAATTGGAGAAGGTCATGATATTCCTTTTGAAACTTTTTTAGGATTCGATGGAGATAAAGTTCCAGATATAGATTTAAACTTTTCTGGAGATTATCAACCAATTGCTCACAATTTTACTAAAGAAATTTTTGGTGAAAATAATGTTTTTAGAGCTGGTACTATATCAACTGTTGCTGAAAAAACAGCTTATGGATTTACAATGGCATATTTTGAAAAACAAAATGCTAATTTTGATTTAATTAGAAAAGCTGAAATTGAAAGACTTGCAAGTTTATCTACAGGAGTAAAAAGAACAACAGGCCAGCACCCAGGGGGAATTATTATTCTTCCAAAAGAATATGAAATTGAAGATTTTACACCAGTAAACTATCCAGCAGATGATGAAACAAGTGATTGAAAAACAACACATTTTGATTTTCATTCAATTCATGACAATTTATTGAAAATGGATATTTTGGGACATGTTGATCCAACTGCTTTAAGAATGTTATATGATTTAACTAGATTTGATCCAATTAAAGTACCTACAAATGATAAAAAAGTCTATTCTTTATTTTCAGAACTTTCAGCATTAAAAATTGATTCACAATCAATTCTTGGTGAAACAACAGGAGCTATTGGACTTCCTGAATTTGGAACTCATTTTGTTAGAAACATGTTAAAAGAGACAAAACCTAAAACATTTGCAGATCTTGTTCAAATTTCAGGATTAAGTCATGGAACTGATGTTTATGTTGGAAACGCTCAATCTTTAATTAAATATGGTATTGCAAATATATCGTCTGTTATTGGTTGTAGAGATGATATTATGGTATATTTAATGTCAAAAGGATTAGACTCTTCTAACTCATTTAATATTATGGAAAGTGTTAGAAAAGGAAAAGGACTTTCAAAAGAGTGAATATCTCTTATGAAAAATCATAATGTTCCTGAATGATACATTAATAGTTGTTTAAAAATTAAATATATGTTCCCAAAAGCTCATGCAACTGCTTATGTATTAATGGCTTATAGAGTGGCATGATATAAAATTTATTATCCAGAAGAATATTATGCTGTTTGATTTTCAACAAGAGCAGATTTCTTTGATTTAGAAACTGCTTTAAAAGGAAAAGAAGCAATTAATGCAGCAATAGAAGATATTAGACATAGATTAAATAATAAATTACCAGTTACTGCCAAAGAAATTTCTTTAATTACAGTTTATGAAGTTTTATTAGAAATGTTTGCAAGAGGTATTGAAATTAGAAATATAGACTTTAATATTTCTGAGGGTAATCAATTTGTTATTTTTAAAGATGGAGATAAAAAAATTTTAATACCACCATTTAATGTTATTGACTCTCTTGGAGAGGCAGTGGCAAAATCAATAGTTAATGCTCGCAAAGATAGAAAAATAACAAGTGTTAGTGATTTAAAACAAAGAACACAAGTAACTCAAACACAAATTGAAATTTTTGCAAAACTTAAAATAACTGATAATTTAAAAGATGATGAACAACTTTCATTTAATTTTTAA
- the rseP gene encoding RIP metalloprotease RseP, giving the protein MSEISSGMIVLAFFIGIIVMLLLITIHEVGHLVVAKIAKAYVYEFSIGFGPRIFVFKGKETWVSIRIFPLGGYCSIASDKSDPPSEREDEVVPDERKLDYIARWKKMFFILAGPLMNLFVALLLFTTIFAAIGEKKNDMTYFGANYVQNGIAAKAIKESEINQNVNIEYVEQDYVIWGWRMFGNKNEEPKITLFDNICDSQNSKCDVKINNLEEQKAVDYKKTVYNFIDNLKLSINYENIKIQFAYKKVDKYSGYSLDKYKEGVITKLQNIKVGESVGIAPPNRIYETTLQAYGDGWGETFKASISILEALGNVFTGKFSNLVGPVGVAKQTASLLQSAYQFFIYVATISANLFILNLIFLPPLDGYRLLENFIEMILRKELPLKYKIFVNTAGAILFLLLFVVITIKDFIV; this is encoded by the coding sequence ATGAGTGAAATAAGTAGCGGAATGATTGTATTAGCTTTTTTTATTGGAATTATAGTTATGTTATTGTTAATAACTATTCATGAAGTTGGACACTTGGTTGTTGCAAAAATAGCAAAAGCTTATGTTTATGAATTTTCAATTGGTTTTGGACCAAGGATTTTTGTATTTAAAGGAAAAGAAACATGAGTTTCTATTAGAATATTTCCATTAGGAGGATATTGTTCAATAGCATCAGATAAATCAGATCCACCAAGTGAAAGAGAAGATGAAGTAGTTCCCGATGAAAGAAAATTAGATTATATTGCAAGATGAAAAAAAATGTTTTTTATTCTAGCAGGACCATTAATGAACTTATTTGTTGCTTTATTATTATTTACAACAATTTTTGCAGCAATTGGTGAAAAGAAAAATGATATGACTTATTTTGGGGCAAACTATGTCCAAAATGGAATTGCTGCAAAAGCAATTAAAGAGAGTGAAATTAATCAAAATGTTAATATTGAATATGTAGAGCAAGATTATGTTATTTGAGGGTGAAGAATGTTTGGAAATAAAAATGAAGAACCTAAAATAACTTTATTTGATAATATTTGTGATTCACAAAACTCAAAATGTGATGTTAAAATAAATAATTTGGAGGAACAAAAAGCAGTTGATTATAAAAAGACTGTTTATAATTTTATTGATAATTTAAAATTATCAATAAATTATGAAAATATAAAAATTCAGTTTGCTTATAAAAAAGTTGATAAATATAGTGGATATTCATTAGATAAATACAAAGAAGGAGTTATTACTAAATTACAAAATATTAAAGTTGGTGAATCAGTTGGAATAGCACCACCAAATAGAATTTATGAAACTACACTTCAAGCTTATGGAGATGGATGAGGAGAAACTTTTAAAGCTTCAATTTCAATTTTAGAAGCTCTTGGTAATGTATTTACTGGTAAATTCTCAAATCTTGTAGGACCAGTTGGAGTTGCAAAACAAACTGCAAGTTTACTACAAAGTGCATATCAGTTTTTTATTTATGTAGCAACAATTAGTGCAAATTTATTTATATTGAACTTAATTTTCTTACCACCACTTGATGGATATAGATTATTAGAAAATTTTATTGAAATGATATTAAGAAAAGAGTTACCTTTAAAATATAAAATTTTTGTAAATACAGCAGGAGCAATTTTATTTTTATTATTATTTGTAGTAATTACTATAAAAGATTTTATAGTGTAG